The Myxococcota bacterium genome has a segment encoding these proteins:
- a CDS encoding exonuclease SbcCD subunit D: MRILHTSDWHLGRQLHHASLLEDQRHVLAQIVATVEARAVDVVLVAGDVYDRSVPSAEAVALLDETLDAITQRLGVPVVVVAGNHDGAERLAAFARPLARAGIHLRGPLADALAPVVLRDAHGEVAFYGLPYAEPVAVRHAFGAEVRSHEDAIAFLTQRIAEREASGRRCVVLGHCFLAGSEESASERPLSVGGVAAVAPRHFERFCYAALGHLHAPQHRGARHVRYSGSILKYSFSEAQQAKSATLVELDGDGRATIEPVPLAPLRDVRVVEGELDAVLAQGRRDPRRDDYLLVRLLDRHAILDAMGRLREVYPNVMQLERPALAQGGERRAPSRESIERGHLAMFRDFYAQTKGEPLDDARASVVADLLGRLLREDA, from the coding sequence ATGCGCATCCTCCACACGTCCGACTGGCACCTCGGCCGCCAGCTCCACCACGCGTCGCTGCTCGAGGACCAGCGCCACGTGCTGGCGCAGATCGTCGCGACGGTGGAGGCCCGCGCGGTCGACGTCGTGCTCGTCGCGGGCGACGTGTACGACCGCTCGGTTCCCTCCGCCGAGGCCGTCGCGCTGCTCGACGAGACGCTCGACGCCATCACGCAGCGCCTCGGCGTGCCGGTCGTCGTCGTCGCGGGCAACCACGACGGCGCCGAGCGGCTCGCCGCCTTCGCGCGCCCGCTCGCGCGCGCGGGCATCCACCTGCGCGGCCCGCTCGCGGACGCGCTCGCGCCCGTCGTGCTGCGCGACGCGCACGGCGAGGTCGCGTTCTACGGCCTCCCCTACGCCGAGCCCGTCGCGGTGCGGCACGCGTTCGGTGCCGAGGTGCGCTCGCACGAGGACGCGATCGCCTTCCTGACGCAACGCATCGCGGAGCGCGAGGCGAGCGGGCGGCGCTGCGTCGTGCTCGGGCACTGCTTCCTCGCCGGGAGCGAGGAGTCGGCGTCCGAGCGGCCGCTCTCGGTCGGCGGCGTCGCCGCCGTCGCGCCGCGGCACTTCGAGCGCTTCTGTTATGCGGCGCTCGGCCACCTGCACGCGCCGCAGCACCGCGGCGCGCGGCACGTCCGCTACTCGGGCTCGATCCTCAAGTACTCGTTCTCGGAGGCGCAGCAGGCGAAGTCGGCGACGCTCGTCGAGCTCGACGGCGACGGGCGGGCGACGATCGAACCCGTTCCGCTCGCGCCGCTGCGCGACGTGCGCGTCGTCGAGGGCGAGCTCGACGCCGTGCTCGCGCAGGGGCGCCGCGACCCGCGGCGCGACGACTACCTGCTCGTCCGGCTGCTCGACCGCCACGCGATCCTCGACGCGATGGGGCGGCTCCGCGAGGTCTACCCGAACGTGATGCAGCTCGAGCGCCCGGCCCTCGCGCAGGGCGGCGAGCGGCGCGCGCCGAGCCGCGAGAGCATCGAGCGCGGCCACCTCGCGATGTTCCGCGACTTCTACGCGCAGACGAAGGGCGAGCCGCTCGACGACGCGCGCGCGAGCGTCGTCGCCGACCTGCTCGGCCGACTCCTGCGCGAGGACGCCTGA